A single window of Drosophila suzukii chromosome 3, CBGP_Dsuzu_IsoJpt1.0, whole genome shotgun sequence DNA harbors:
- the LOC108012334 gene encoding histone-lysine N-methyltransferase SETD1A isoform X2, giving the protein MPSRRSGGGGTTKRKHSLGNLRRAHPASGATWNVQVVRGKMSSKCLWHACRALILGLTLMLLGAGMATLGYYADHLSMGSELRGNVTVRVKNDLKGFHLNNFAYVGPIVMGFGGFIVVASCVMTFEARDSAAKVVPARLRAGGGGSSKNPSRSNQGSSASQRRGMGAQYQSSRWDQHFGVFRSSPGDPHQQPQTACISATHPHPHSHPQQPFDREALTAELVKFSRSLSSVRRVRQVRQGPGSNPGGGGGGAGSSSSARIISNSSSLIQRATRECSLLQPPAASRVYWQASSFDSGSNPPPGLGPTSSAEKRSERNKRSDTAKRHVLARQRPIEQEEARDHSRSPLGHRRNSTMSDSSYSGRWTARCASIASRTSSIESRRVQVDLHSPEVMPKSILRSPKRYSSGPSATPSVEKEFRSQLSVCSEPPPPVRQLSGQSSMEPAVPEESLDQSEEQEANSQPKTSYEEITELQHHTSSLPPKKARPGFLPLARSEQEEDPRPVVVANPLYRSNSSRQFYRPKKGVPNERDDSVFYIRSMERGLAGNGGSGSADEQMYDSLRVINERRTTLLKADSQSSLGSAERKLSSFSLKMPEITERENSIEIEMDADEPHPSPPPAPPPPPPPPPPPLVNPPSADTIQVQDP; this is encoded by the exons ATGCCATCCCGTCGCTCCGGTGGCGGTGGCACCACCAAGAGGAAGCACTCGCTGGGGAACCTGCGACGGGCTCATCCTGCATCCGGGGCCACGTGGAACGTGCAGGTGGTGCGGGGCAAGATGTCCTCGAAGTGCCTGTGGCACGCCTGCCGAGCGCTGATCCTGGGCCTCACCTTGATGCTCCTTGGAGCCGGAATGGCCACCTTGGGCTACTACGCGGATCACCTCTCGATGGGATCGGAGCTGAGGGGGAATGTCACGGTGCGGGTGAAGAACGACCTGAAGGGCTTCCATCTGAACAACTTCGCCTACGTGGGCCCCATTGTCATGGGATTCGGTGGGTTCATAGTGGTGGCCTCCTGCGTGATGACCTTCGAGGCCCGCGACTCCGCCGCCAAGGTGGTTCCAGCCCGTTTGAGAGCTGGAGGAGGGGGCAGCAGCAAGAATCCCTCGCGGAGCAATCAGGGGAGCTCTGCCTCCCAACGACGAGGGATGG GTGCCCAGTACCAGTCGAGCCGCTGGGACCAGCACTTCGGGGTGTTCCGCTCCTCGCCAGGCGATCCTCACCAGCAGCCGCAGACCGCCTGCATCTCGGCCAcacatccgcatccgcacTCACATCCGCAGCAGCCCTTCGATCGCGAGGCACTCACCGCCGAACTGGTCAAGTTCTCCAGGTCACTCAG CAGTGTGCGGCGGGTGCGTCAGGTGCGACAGGGGCCGGGCTCGAATCCCGGGGGAGGGGGTGGAGGAGCTGGCTCCTCCTCGTCGGCCCGCATCATCAGCAACTCCTCCAGCCTGATCCAGCGGGCCACCAGGGAGTGCTCCCTGCTCCAGCCGCCGGCTGCGAGTCGGGTCTACTGGCAGGCCTCCTCCTTCGACAGTGGCAGCAATCCCCCGCCCGGTCTGGGCCCCACTTCCAGTGCCGAGAAGCGCAGCGAGCGGAACAAGCGCTCCGACACTGCCAAGAGGCACGTCCTCGCCCGGCAGAGACCCATCGAGCAGGAGGAGGCACGCGATCACAGCCGCAGCCCACTGGGACACAGGCG AAACTCCACAATGTCGGACTCCTCGTATAGCGGCCGCTGGACGGCACGCTGTGCATCCATCGCCAGTCGAACTTCCAGTATTGAATCTCGGCGTGTTCAGGTGGATCTCCATAGTCCCGAGGTGATGCCCAAGTCGATTCTGAGATCGCCGAAGCGCTACAGCTCCGGACCATCGGCCACGCCCTCCGTGGAGAAAGAATTTCG AAGCCAGTTATCCGTTTGCTCGGAGCCACCGCCGCCGGTGCGTCAGCTGTCGGGACAGTCTAGCATGGAGCCGGCTGTGCCCGAGGAGAGCCTGGACCAGTCGGAGGAGCAGGAGGCCAACTCGCAGCCCAAGACGTCCTACGAGGAGATCACCGAGCTGCAGCACCACACGAGCAGCTTGCCGCCGAAGAAGGCGCGCCCTGGGTTCCTGCCCCTCGCCCGCAGCGAACAGGAGGAGGACCCGAGGCCAGTGGTGGTGGCCAATCCGCTCTACAGGAGCAACAGTTCCCGCCAGTTCTACAGACCCAAGAAGGGAGTGCCGAACGAGCGGGATGATTCGGTGTTCTACATACGATCCATGGAGCGGGGCTTGGCTGGGAACGGGGGAAGCGGCAGTGCGGATGAGCAGATGTACGACTCCTTGAGGGTCATCAACGAGAGGAGGACCACCTTGCTGAAGGCCGACTCCCAGAGCTCGCTGGGATCGGCGGAGCGGAAGCTGAGCAGCTTCTCCCTCAAAATGCCGGAGATTACGGAGCGCGAGAACTCCATCGAGATCGAAATGGATGCGGATGAGCCGCATCCCAGTCCCCCGCCTGCTCCACCACCGCCCCCTCCTCCTCCCCCTCCTCCTCTGGTTAACCCACCTTCAGCCGATACTATCCAGGTTCAAGATCCCTAG
- the LOC108012334 gene encoding uncharacterized protein isoform X1, protein MPSRRSGGGGTTKRKHSLGNLRRAHPASGATWNVQVVRGKMSSKCLWHACRALILGLTLMLLGAGMATLGYYADHLSMGSELRGNVTVRVKNDLKGFHLNNFAYVGPIVMGFGGFIVVASCVMTFEARDSAAKVVPARLRAGGGGSSKNPSRSNQGSSASQRRGMGAQYQSSRWDQHFGVFRSSPGDPHQQPQTACISATHPHPHSHPQQPFDREALTAELVKFSRSLSASNRFCPQWRRLSGAGSAPDLSGPHAHANTTSTCTTNTTNHQNPSTTATTNYNNLLSLTRLSPLEWELYCSHRRHRRHHHRHSHHHHKSSSSSVRRVRQVRQGPGSNPGGGGGGAGSSSSARIISNSSSLIQRATRECSLLQPPAASRVYWQASSFDSGSNPPPGLGPTSSAEKRSERNKRSDTAKRHVLARQRPIEQEEARDHSRSPLGHRRNSTMSDSSYSGRWTARCASIASRTSSIESRRVQVDLHSPEVMPKSILRSPKRYSSGPSATPSVEKEFRSQLSVCSEPPPPVRQLSGQSSMEPAVPEESLDQSEEQEANSQPKTSYEEITELQHHTSSLPPKKARPGFLPLARSEQEEDPRPVVVANPLYRSNSSRQFYRPKKGVPNERDDSVFYIRSMERGLAGNGGSGSADEQMYDSLRVINERRTTLLKADSQSSLGSAERKLSSFSLKMPEITERENSIEIEMDADEPHPSPPPAPPPPPPPPPPPLVNPPSADTIQVQDP, encoded by the exons ATGCCATCCCGTCGCTCCGGTGGCGGTGGCACCACCAAGAGGAAGCACTCGCTGGGGAACCTGCGACGGGCTCATCCTGCATCCGGGGCCACGTGGAACGTGCAGGTGGTGCGGGGCAAGATGTCCTCGAAGTGCCTGTGGCACGCCTGCCGAGCGCTGATCCTGGGCCTCACCTTGATGCTCCTTGGAGCCGGAATGGCCACCTTGGGCTACTACGCGGATCACCTCTCGATGGGATCGGAGCTGAGGGGGAATGTCACGGTGCGGGTGAAGAACGACCTGAAGGGCTTCCATCTGAACAACTTCGCCTACGTGGGCCCCATTGTCATGGGATTCGGTGGGTTCATAGTGGTGGCCTCCTGCGTGATGACCTTCGAGGCCCGCGACTCCGCCGCCAAGGTGGTTCCAGCCCGTTTGAGAGCTGGAGGAGGGGGCAGCAGCAAGAATCCCTCGCGGAGCAATCAGGGGAGCTCTGCCTCCCAACGACGAGGGATGG GTGCCCAGTACCAGTCGAGCCGCTGGGACCAGCACTTCGGGGTGTTCCGCTCCTCGCCAGGCGATCCTCACCAGCAGCCGCAGACCGCCTGCATCTCGGCCAcacatccgcatccgcacTCACATCCGCAGCAGCCCTTCGATCGCGAGGCACTCACCGCCGAACTGGTCAAGTTCTCCAGGTCACTCAG TGCATCCAATCGCTTCTGTCCCCAGTGGCGCCGCCTTTCGGGGGCTGGCTCCGCTCCGGATTTGTCCGGACCTCATGCTCATGCCAATACTACCTCCACCTGCACCACCAACACCACAAACCACCAAAACCCAAGCACCACAGCCACCACTAATTACAACAATTTGCTCTCACTGACCCGCCTGTCGCCGCTGGAATGGGAACTGTATTGCTCGCACCGCCGACATCGtcgccaccaccaccgccactcgcaccaccaccacaaatCCTCGAGCAGCAGTGTGCGGCGGGTGCGTCAGGTGCGACAGGGGCCGGGCTCGAATCCCGGGGGAGGGGGTGGAGGAGCTGGCTCCTCCTCGTCGGCCCGCATCATCAGCAACTCCTCCAGCCTGATCCAGCGGGCCACCAGGGAGTGCTCCCTGCTCCAGCCGCCGGCTGCGAGTCGGGTCTACTGGCAGGCCTCCTCCTTCGACAGTGGCAGCAATCCCCCGCCCGGTCTGGGCCCCACTTCCAGTGCCGAGAAGCGCAGCGAGCGGAACAAGCGCTCCGACACTGCCAAGAGGCACGTCCTCGCCCGGCAGAGACCCATCGAGCAGGAGGAGGCACGCGATCACAGCCGCAGCCCACTGGGACACAGGCG AAACTCCACAATGTCGGACTCCTCGTATAGCGGCCGCTGGACGGCACGCTGTGCATCCATCGCCAGTCGAACTTCCAGTATTGAATCTCGGCGTGTTCAGGTGGATCTCCATAGTCCCGAGGTGATGCCCAAGTCGATTCTGAGATCGCCGAAGCGCTACAGCTCCGGACCATCGGCCACGCCCTCCGTGGAGAAAGAATTTCG AAGCCAGTTATCCGTTTGCTCGGAGCCACCGCCGCCGGTGCGTCAGCTGTCGGGACAGTCTAGCATGGAGCCGGCTGTGCCCGAGGAGAGCCTGGACCAGTCGGAGGAGCAGGAGGCCAACTCGCAGCCCAAGACGTCCTACGAGGAGATCACCGAGCTGCAGCACCACACGAGCAGCTTGCCGCCGAAGAAGGCGCGCCCTGGGTTCCTGCCCCTCGCCCGCAGCGAACAGGAGGAGGACCCGAGGCCAGTGGTGGTGGCCAATCCGCTCTACAGGAGCAACAGTTCCCGCCAGTTCTACAGACCCAAGAAGGGAGTGCCGAACGAGCGGGATGATTCGGTGTTCTACATACGATCCATGGAGCGGGGCTTGGCTGGGAACGGGGGAAGCGGCAGTGCGGATGAGCAGATGTACGACTCCTTGAGGGTCATCAACGAGAGGAGGACCACCTTGCTGAAGGCCGACTCCCAGAGCTCGCTGGGATCGGCGGAGCGGAAGCTGAGCAGCTTCTCCCTCAAAATGCCGGAGATTACGGAGCGCGAGAACTCCATCGAGATCGAAATGGATGCGGATGAGCCGCATCCCAGTCCCCCGCCTGCTCCACCACCGCCCCCTCCTCCTCCCCCTCCTCCTCTGGTTAACCCACCTTCAGCCGATACTATCCAGGTTCAAGATCCCTAG
- the Usp10 gene encoding uncharacterized protein Usp10, with the protein MAQQTQPQQQAAPSTSTPASTAAGSSGGPGSSGAAGGGAATPISTPSTPQPAVSGPSSNSNNNNNNLVSPSGNNNLLTPVQAFTPAGQPVYNPHVYMSAHGGHPHAGAHYPAMIPAPIPSNNVYVNNVTANVNLHGWPHGVPTYMPAGGQHHYIGHGDMPPEQGNAVMPHLQPLPINLAPQGGSPNPHTPGMGGGRTRGRGRGRGPGGPRRNDYHGPRHLQQQQQLITLPPQQQLPPPDGSNPGLQLQPDQMGQQLPPPEAHMQHLQQYYTAGPPTYAYGPYPPYFAPQHANLQPPPNPTAAQQATGTPVFFSGPVMYNPAWFNPGGYIYPMMHPAEYQYVPEDAAQPGVDERVAQPDGGMTQMWHSAPMYAEDFEVLQQQQQQQQQQQQQQVAVHPNGGVVNVGDELNHNSSSLPSSETSSMLSPSYPIYDPQMHEMQQQMGVMQIYDEGQMAALQPIHPGAGPLPQYEDELAECGAPPPGAIPVAWTAAMPLPPDGVQPALLPPPHHILQQASPVLIEQPTQLVLAQPPQPPTPTPQQQQPHQEPMVDKSLTNNNNEVALDEKLANEKQQQIELEFRQQQQEQLQQQQQQQQQELQHQLQQQQQQEQHQQHQQHQQLAPLQIEKPPTKVPNLVVATVAPQLQQPPQQQQQQQHQPAPQQHQQQQTSPVVVPPQQQQQPPQQTSYHDQHHLPQQQQQQPQPQRKPSQQYNQSQQQQVRRKYSSEYNHHHHQHGSSDTGIQTTKSMSWTNSAQHKKSTQSVSVTASPNNVNNGSGGVGVASGTTAKPNYSHTTKTFTNQQHYQQQQQHFQNQNNYNNNNNSGGSSSNNNSSSNSSSSSGNNQPQVRNYGTMKVPSSPVASTAPTLERKNSQQAAATPATGAATATHVAITTATTSTASITATPNQFQLETNNNSAPPVVSVPQQQQPALQQHQPAPQQHVTAAPPAVAAAAKSYSNYAPKKHQSYEPVVLSSVVASSSAVNPQPQLNLAPPAPPASQNNSDSAQLSWASLFASNKPVAKVAPYEASKPQQQPQPHPVLQLAPPQPALVSAAAPAVQLAAPPQNLPLPTAHQQSQLPAPVPAPTTPLITPGALSYSAASAQAVPAPSPASASVKPLKPEPLRQVQQHLDEWTNKYAEYLTRHKINLAPISLRPRGLTNRSNYCYINSILQALLGCSPFYNLLRSIPKQAAVLSEVKTPTVNAMMSFMTNFSSLPSGLRLRLNNLNKGSQSKGKDEFVGSDLQCDMAFEPTEIYKLWNDSREEHVEGRQEDAEEFLGYVLNKLNDEMLEVIKLIDKPTTQQNGQEPAEPEDGGDVWQMICNNRNKGSVTRQTDFGRTPISEIFRGELRSRLQREGEHSTDVIQPFFTLQLNIEKAASVKEALEILVGRDQLEGVTGSKTKQEVVAWQQMTLEKLPVVLILHLKYFDYRSDGCTKILKKVEFPVELKIDAKILGSKKTSQKQRAYRLFAVVYHDGKEASKGHYITDVFHTGYSSWLRYDDSSVKPVSEKHVLQPHTPRVPYLLYYRRSDTLPPQQQQSQQQTANGGGSSGVVGSSSSSSNAGDNK; encoded by the exons ATGGCGCAGCaaacgcagccgcagcagcaggcAGCGCCGTCCACCTCGACGCCGGCCTCCACGGCGGCGGGATCCTCGGGAGGACCAGGATCCTCCGGAGCAGCAGGCGGAGGAGCCGCCACGCCCATCTCAACGCCATCGACCCCTCAGCCGGCCGTGAGCGGACCCAGCAGCAATagcaataacaataacaacaacttGGTCTCGCCCTCCGGGAACAACAATCTACTGACGCCCGTCCAGGCCTTCACTCCGGCCGGACAGCCCGTGTACAATCCACACGTCTACATGTCCGCCCACGGAGGACACCCCCATGCCGGAGCCCACTACCCGGCCATGATCCCCGCTCCGATTCCCAGCAACAACGTCTACGTGAACAACGTCACTGCCAATGTGAACCTGCATGGCTGGCCGCACGGCGTTCCGACCTACATGCCGGCTGGCGGGCAGCACCACTACATTGGACACGGCGACATGCCACCGGAGCAG GGCAACGCCGTGATGCCGCATCTGCAGCCCCTACCCATCAATTTGGCTCCCCAGGGCGGCTCTCCGAACCCCCACACTCCCGGAATGGGTGGTGGACGCACGCGGGGACGCGGTCGTGGACGTGGGCCCGGTGGACCGCGACGCAATGACTACCATGGGCCACGTCAcctccagcagcagcaacaactgaTTACCCTGCcgccgcagcagcaactgccACCGCCAGATGGATCCAACCCCGGCCTGCAACTGCAGCCGGATCAGATGGGCCAGCAGTTGCCGCCCCCGGAGGCGCACATGCAACATCTGCAGCAGTACTACACCGCTGGTCCGCCCACCTACGCCTACGGGCCGTATCCGCCCTACTTCGCGCCGCAGCATGCGAACCTGCAGCCGCCTCCGAACCCCACTGCTGCCCAGCAGGCCACCGGCACACCGGTCTTCTTCTCCGGACCGGTCATGTACAACCCGGCGTGGTTTAATCCCGGGGGCTACATCTACCCCATGATGCACCCGGCCGAGTATCAGTATGTCCCAGAAGATGCTGCCCAGCCGGGAGTGGATGAACGTGTCGCTCAGCCTGATGGAGGGATGACCCAGATGTGGCACTCGGCGCCCATGTACGCCGAGGATTTCGAAGtgctgcaacagcagcagcaacaacaacagcagcaacaacaacaacaggtGGCCGTACATCCCAATGGAGGAGTCGTCAATGTAGGGGATGAGCTCAACCACAACAGCTCCTCTCTGCCCTCCTCGGAGACGTCGAGCATGCTCAGTCCGAGTTACCCGATATACGATCCCCAGATGCACGAAATGCAGCAACAAATGGGCGTGATGCAGATCTACGACGAAGGTCAGATGGCCGCCCTGCAGCCGATTCACCCAGGAGCAGGCCCGTTGCCCCAG TACGAGGACGAACTCGCCGAGTGCGGAGCTCCGCCCCCTGGCGCTATTCCTGTGGCATGGACTGCTGCCATGCCTCTGCCACCGGATGGCGTCCAGCCAGCCCTGCTGCCCCCGCCACATCACATCTTGCAGCAAGCATCTCCCGTGCTAATCGAGCAGCCGACCCAGTTGGTTCTAGCTCAACCTCCTCAGCCGCCGACACCCACTCCTCAACAGCAACAACCGCATCAGGAGCCAATGG TTGACAAGAGTTTGacgaacaacaacaacgaggTGGCCTTGGATGAAAAGTTGGCCAACGAGAAGCAGCAGCAAATTGAATTGGAGTtccgccagcagcagcaggagcaactgcagcagcagcagcaacaacagcaacaggaACTGCAGCATCAActgcaacaacagcagcaacaggagcaacatcagcagcatcagcaacatcagcaattAGCGCCGCTGCAAATCGAAAAACCGCCAACAAAAGTGCCAAACCTTGTAGTAGCAACAGTGGCACCTCAACTGCaacagccaccgcagcagcaacagcagcagcagcatcagccagcaccgcagcaacatcagcagcagcaaacaTCGCCGGTGGTGGTGCcgccacagcagcagcaacaaccacCGCAGCAGACCAGCTACCATGATCAACATCATTtgccacagcagcagcagcaacaaccgCAGCCACAGCGCAAGCCATCGCAGCAATACAATCAatcccagcagcaacaggtgCGTCGCAAGTACTCCTCGGAGTACAACCACCATCATCACCAGCACGGTAGCAGCGATACGGGCATCCAGACTACCAAGTCCATGTCCTGGACCAATTCCGCTCAGCACAAAAAGTCCACACAATCGGTTTCCGTCACTGCTTCGCCCAATAATGTGAACAATGGATCGGGTGGTGTGGGTGTTGCAAGTGGAACGACTGCCAAACCCAACTACAGTCACACCACAAAGACGTTTACCAACCAGCAGCAttaccagcagcagcagcaacacttCCAGAACCAgaacaactacaacaacaacaacaacagcggaGGCAgtagcagcaacaacaacagcagcagcaacagcagctcGAGCAGCGGCAACAATCAGCCCCAGGTGCGCAACTATGGCACCATGAAGGTGCCCTCATCGCCGGTGGCCAGCACAGCACCAACGCTGGAGCGCAAAAACAGCCAAcaggcagcagcaacaccggCAACAGGAGCAGCAACTGCAACGCATGTGGCAATCACAACAGCAACTACCTCAACGGCTAGCATTACGGCTACCCCAAATCAATTCCAACTGGAGACTAACAACAACAGTGCACCACCAGTGGTCAGTGTCccgcagcaacagcagccTGCACTGCAGCAACATCAGCCTGCACCGCAGCAACATGTGACAGCTGCACCACcagcagtagcagcagcagccaaaTCGTATAGCAACTATGCTCCTAAAAAACATCAGAGTTATGAGCCAGTGGTTCTAAGCTCCGTGGTGGCCTCCAGTTCAGCAGTCAATCCGCAACCCCAGCTGAATCTTGCCCCACCTGCACCGCCAGCTTCGCAGAACAATAGCGACAGTGCCCAGCTTTCGTGGGCTAGCTTGTTTGCCagcaacaagccagtggccaaGGTGGCGCCCTATGAGGCCAGCAAGCCACAGCAGCAACCGCAGCCACATCCAGTGCTTCAGTTGGCTCCTCCTCAGCCAGCTCTAGTGTCAGCTGCTGCTCCGGCTGTCCAGCTGGCAGCGCCACCTCAAAATTTGCCCCTGCCCACGGCTCATCAACAATCACAGTTGCCTGCTCCCGTGCCGGCGCCCACAACTCCGCTTATCACCCCAGGAGCGCTCTCCTATTCTGCGGCATCTGCTCAGGCAGTTCCCGCTCCCAGTCCCGCGTCTGCATCCGTAAAACCTCTGAAGCCGGAGCCACTGCGTCAGGTGCAGCAACATCTGGATGAGTGGACCAACAAGTACGCCGAGTACCTGACGCGCCACAAGATCAACCTGGCCCCAATCAGCCTGCGTCCTCGGGGACTGACCAACAGGTCCAACTACTGCTACATCAACTCGATCCTGCAGGCCTTGCTCGGCTGCTCGCCGTTCTACAACCTGCTGCGCTCCATTCCCAAGCAAGCGGCTGTCCTGAGCGAGGTCAAAACCCCCACTGTGAACGCCAT GATGTCCTTTATGACCAACTTTTCATCGCTGCCTAGCGGCCTCCGCCTGCGCCTGAACAACCTCAACAAGGGATCGCAAAGCAAGGGCAAGGACGAGTTTGTGGGCTCCGATTTGCAGTGCGACATGGCCTTTGAGCCCACAGAGATCTACAAGCTGTGGAACGACAGTCGCGAGGAGCATGTCGAGGGTCGCCAGGAGGATGCCGAAGAGTTCCTGGGCTACGTGCTCAACAAGCTCAACGATGAGATGCTGGAG GTCATTAAACTAATCGACAAACCCACAACCCAGCAAAATGGCCAggagccggcggaaccagaagaCGGCGGCGACGTCTGGCAG ATGATTTGCAACAACCGCAACAAGGGCAGTGTTACCCGCCAAACTGACTTTGGACGCACGCCCATAAGCGAGATCTTCCGGGGAGAACTGCGTTCCCGGCTGCAACGCGAGGGAGAGCACTCCACGGATGTCATTCAGCCCTTCTTTACTCTTCAATTGAACATCGAA aaAGCTGCATCTGTGAAGGAAGCACTAGAAATCCTGGTGGGTCGGGACCAGCTGGAGGGAGTCACCGGCAGCAAGACCAAGCAGGAGGTGGTGGCCTGGCAGCAGATGACGCTGGAGAAACTACCCGTCGTCCTGATAttgcatttaaaatactttgaCTACCGGTCCGATGGGTGCACAAAGATCTTGAAGAAGGTGGAGTTCCCCGTGGAACTGAAGATCGATGCCA AAATCCTCGGCTCGAAAAAGACGTCGCAGAAGCAACGCGCCTATCGCCTGTTTGCGGTGGTGTATCatgatggaaaggaggcctcCAAGGGCCACTACATCACGGACGTGTTCCACACGGGCTACAGCAGCTGGTTGCGCTACGACGACAGCTCGGTGAAGCCGGTCAGCGAGAAGCACGTCCTCCAGCCGCACACCCCGCGGGTGCCTTACCTTCTGTACTACCGCCGCTCCGACACCCTgccgccgcagcagcagcagtcccAGCAGCAGACCGCCAACGGCGGAGGATCGAGTGGAGTGGTGGGCAGCAGCTCCTCCTCATCGAATGCCGGGGACAACAAGTGA